A genome region from Cucumis sativus cultivar 9930 chromosome 4, Cucumber_9930_V3, whole genome shotgun sequence includes the following:
- the LOC101205691 gene encoding uncharacterized Rho GTPase-activating protein At5g61530 produces the protein MVGSMPTVNSSQWQEKASGFFSSSGVKLKEAGHSAGNFVEEVAKDAKGNAADVAERVGTLFKSRWALLQQPATRHAVQERLISAAATTGTFFRKGVSETKDKVVVGKVKVEEVAKKTAQKSKTILTDIERWQKGVASTDVFGVSIEVTVQKQQSSRVIPHILVRCADYLVLSGLNSPWLFKSDGDKKVLQQLVSMYNQDPNAPLPEGTNPVDVAALAKCYLASLPEPLVTFELYNEIRGARTSINALRNIFKKLPNVNYMTLEFTTALLLRVSQKALLNKMDARSLSMEMTPIIMWQNDRRPEFYREYWDYHSKSSSAKSLNNTPPTYSAWDMLSEESDDTDASSHIPLDDGVPVDFNAVEVVQCLIEHHNEIFTDANETIWR, from the exons ATGGTTGGTTCAATGCCTACTGTTAACTCTTCTCAGTGGCAAGAGAAGGCtagtggttttttttcttcgtcaG GTGTGAAGCTGAAAGAAGCTGGACATTCAGCTGGAAATTTTGTTGAGGAAGTTGCTAAGGATGCAAAAGGAAATGCTGCTGATGTGGCTGAACGGGTTGGTACTTTGTTCAAGAGCCGATGGGCACTCCTCCAACAGCCAGCTACCAGACATGCTGTGCAAGAACGTCTAATATCTGCTGCTGCTACTACGGGCACATTCTTCAGAAAAGGTGTATCAGAGACAAAGGACAAGGTTGTTGTGGGGAAAGTTAAAGTTGAAGAG gTTGCAAAAAAGACTGCACAAAAGAGCAAGACAATTTTGACAGATATTGAACGATGGCAGAAG GGGGTTGCCAGTACTGATG TATTTGGAGTTTCAATTGAGGTAACCGTGCAAAAACAACAGTCAAGCAGGGTTATTCCACATATTTTGGTTAGGTGTGCCGATTATCTCGTCTTGTCAG gATTAAACTCACCATGGTTGTTCAAATCTGACGGAGATAAAAAGGTTCTTCAGCAGTTGGTGTCTATGTATAATCAAG ATCCAAATGCTCCCTTACCTGAGGGTACAAATCCAGTTGATGTAGCAGCTCTTGCTAAATGTTACTTGGCAAGTCTTCCTGAACCACTAGTCACTTTTGAGCTTTATAATGAGATCAGGGGTGCTCGTACAAGCATAAATGCCCTTCGAAACATTTTTAAGAAACTTCCAAACGTGAACTACATGACCTTGGAGTTTACTACTGCCCTACTTCTCCGCGTAAGCCAAAAAGCACTTCTCAATAAG ATGGATGCTCGTAGCCTTTCTATGGAGATGACTCCTATAATAATGTGGCAAAATGACAGGCGGCCAGAATTCTATCGGGAATATTGGGATTATCATTCTAAAAGCTCTTCTGCAAAGTCTTTAAATAATACACCACCTACTTACAGTGCATGGGACATGCTTTCAG AAGAGAGTGATGATACGGATGCTTCCTCTCACATTCCTTTAGATGATGGCGTTCCAGTTGACTTCAATGCTGTCGAGGTCGTTCAGTGCCTCATAGAACATCATAATGAAATTTTTACTGATGCTAACGAAACAATTTGGAGATAA
- the LOC101214818 gene encoding transcription factor DUO1-like, whose protein sequence is MERQKGIVMKKGPWTAEEDEILINYVNKFGPRDWSSLRSKGLLPRTGKSCRLRWVNRLQPNLKTGCKFTADEERVVIELQAQFGNKWAKIATYLEGRTDNDVKNFWSTRRKRLEKILQTPPQKSQKNKQRSLESQRLHEMPVLEVPSSSSSQPDEQSSTWKDHFKNAFQLGNSEMHKMATLSVQSNMLTMENENQIFGTSTIHMVAPFDPFSHCCFSQFAQSSQEIGMFPDCHGLAPNHIPCNVQDVFEPGETLETNNSLHFMSNSMPKEQEIKAESSLEVKNGNPYYTTPDDCFDDFTADLFDFFDRSPPSLN, encoded by the exons ATGGAAAGACAAAAAGGGATTGTTATGAAGAAAGGGCCATGGACGGCTGAAGAAGATGAGATTCTGATCAACTATGTCAATAAGTTTGGTCCAAGAGACTGGAGCTCCCTTCGATCCAAAGGTCTTCTTCCCCGGACTGGAAAATCCTGCCGGCTACGTTGGGTTAATCGACTTCAACCCAACTTGAAGAC AGGATGCAAATTTACAGCAGATGAAGAGAGGGTGGTGATTGAATTACAGGCACAATTTGGGAACAAATGGGCGAAAATCGCAACGTATTTGGAGGGAAGGACAGATAATGATGTGAAGAATTTTTGGAGCACACGAAGGAAGAGATTGGAAAAGATTTTGCAAACCCCACCACAGAAATCTCAGAAAAATAAACAGAGGAGTTTAGAGTCTCAAAGACTCCATGAAATGCCTGTCTTAGAG GTTCCTAGCTCCAGCTCGTCTCAGCCGGATGAACAATCATCGACCTGGAAAGATCATTTCAAGAATGCTTTCCAATTAGGAAACTCAGAGATGCACAAGATGGCGACGCTATCAGTACAGTCAAATATGCTTacaatggaaaatgaaaatcaaatatttggaACTTCAACCATACACATGGTAGCACCCTTTGACCCTTTTTCTCATTGCTGTTTCTCCCAATTTGCTCAATCCTCGCAAGAGATCGGAATGTTTCCCGACTGCCATGGACTAGCACCAAACCACATTCCGTGCAATGTGCAAGACGTGTTCGAACCAGGTGAGACTTTGGAAACAAACAATTCCCTGCATTTCATGAGCAATTCAATGCCTAAAGAACAAGAGATCAAAGCAGAAAGTAGTTTAGAAGTTAAGAATGGAAACCCTTACTATACAACCCCAGATGATTGCTTTGATGATTTCACAGCTGATTTATTTGACTTCTTTGATCGATCTCCTCCTTCATTGAACTAG
- the LOC101205920 gene encoding probable isoaspartyl peptidase/L-asparaginase 3 isoform X1, whose amino-acid sequence MERFGLDSKDRLRASALLLILLFLVLSRRTHRPGESSLYPLVVSTWPFLEAVERAWSAANNGNSAVDSVVEGCSACEELRCDGTVGPGGSPDENGETTIDAMVMDGVTMEVGAVAAMRYIKDGIKAARLVMRHTEHTLLVGEKASAFSISMGLPGPTDLSSPESIEKWNKWKENNCQPNFRKNVVPVNSCGPYHSNGLLLVAETTCLGDGPRRAVELRSNHFGRHSHDTISMAVIDKFGHIAVGTSTNGATFKIPGRVGDGPIAGSSAYADSDIGACGATGDGDIMMRFLPCYQVVESMRLGMTPKDAAKDAIARIARKFPDFVGAIFAVDKNGTHAGACHGWKFQYSVRSPEMHSAEVFTVLP is encoded by the exons ATGGAACGTTTTGGCCTTGATTCTAAGGATCGGCTTCGAGCTTCCGCCTTGCTGCTTATATTGCTTTTCCTGGTACTCAGTAGAAGAACCCATCGCC CTGGAGAGTCGAGCTTGTACCCTTTGGTCGTAAGCACATGGCCCTTTTTGGAGGCTGTTGAAAGGGCATGGAGTGCTGCTAATAATGGCAATTCAGCAGTTGATTCTGTTGTAGAAGGATGTTCTGCCTGTGAAGAACTGAGATGTGATGGTACAG TTGGACCAGGTGGAAGCCCggatgaaaatggagaaaCAACAATTGATGCCATGGTTATGGATGGG GTGACGATGGAAGTTGGAGCTGTAGCTGCCATGAGGTATATTAAGGATGGTATAAAAGCTGCAAGGTTAGTGATGAGACATACTGAACACACTTTACTCGTTGGAGAGAAGGCCTCTGCTTTCTCCATTTCAATGGGTCTTCCTGGACCCACAGATCTCAGCTCGCCGGAGTCAATAGAAAAGTGGaataaatggaaagaaaacaattgcCAACCTAATTTTCGGAAAAATGTTGTGCCTGTCAATAGCTGTGGCCCTTACCACTCTAATGGCCTTCTGCTAGTTGCTGAAACGACATGTCTAGGAGATGGTCCAAGAAGAGCCGTTGAATTAAGGTCAAATCATTTTGGTCGTCACAGTCACGATACCATATCGATGGCAGTAATCGATAAG TTTGGGCACATTGCTGTTGGAACATCCACCAATGGGGCCACCTTCAAGATCCCAGGCAG GGTGGGTGATGGTCCTATAGCAGGATCTTCAGCATATGCGGATAGTGATATCGGTGCATGTGGAGCAACTGGGGATGGCGACATCATGATGCGTTTCCTGCCATG CTACCAAGTTGTTGAGAGTATGCGATTGGGGATGACGCCGAAGGATGCTGCTAAAGATGCCATAGCAAGGATTGCAAGGAAATTCCCTGACTTTGTTGGAGCTATATTTGCTGTTGACAAAAATGGTACTCACGCCGGTGCTTGCCATGGATGGAAATTCCAATACTCAGTTCGAAGCCCAGAAATGCATAGCGCTGAGGTTTTCACTGTACTTCCTTGA
- the LOC101205920 gene encoding probable isoaspartyl peptidase/L-asparaginase 3 isoform X2 encodes MERFGLDSKDRLRASALLLILLFLVTERVAGESSLYPLVVSTWPFLEAVERAWSAANNGNSAVDSVVEGCSACEELRCDGTVGPGGSPDENGETTIDAMVMDGVTMEVGAVAAMRYIKDGIKAARLVMRHTEHTLLVGEKASAFSISMGLPGPTDLSSPESIEKWNKWKENNCQPNFRKNVVPVNSCGPYHSNGLLLVAETTCLGDGPRRAVELRSNHFGRHSHDTISMAVIDKFGHIAVGTSTNGATFKIPGRVGDGPIAGSSAYADSDIGACGATGDGDIMMRFLPCYQVVESMRLGMTPKDAAKDAIARIARKFPDFVGAIFAVDKNGTHAGACHGWKFQYSVRSPEMHSAEVFTVLP; translated from the exons ATGGAACGTTTTGGCCTTGATTCTAAGGATCGGCTTCGAGCTTCCGCCTTGCTGCTTATATTGCTTTTCCTG GTGACTGAACGTGTAGCTGGAGAGTCGAGCTTGTACCCTTTGGTCGTAAGCACATGGCCCTTTTTGGAGGCTGTTGAAAGGGCATGGAGTGCTGCTAATAATGGCAATTCAGCAGTTGATTCTGTTGTAGAAGGATGTTCTGCCTGTGAAGAACTGAGATGTGATGGTACAG TTGGACCAGGTGGAAGCCCggatgaaaatggagaaaCAACAATTGATGCCATGGTTATGGATGGG GTGACGATGGAAGTTGGAGCTGTAGCTGCCATGAGGTATATTAAGGATGGTATAAAAGCTGCAAGGTTAGTGATGAGACATACTGAACACACTTTACTCGTTGGAGAGAAGGCCTCTGCTTTCTCCATTTCAATGGGTCTTCCTGGACCCACAGATCTCAGCTCGCCGGAGTCAATAGAAAAGTGGaataaatggaaagaaaacaattgcCAACCTAATTTTCGGAAAAATGTTGTGCCTGTCAATAGCTGTGGCCCTTACCACTCTAATGGCCTTCTGCTAGTTGCTGAAACGACATGTCTAGGAGATGGTCCAAGAAGAGCCGTTGAATTAAGGTCAAATCATTTTGGTCGTCACAGTCACGATACCATATCGATGGCAGTAATCGATAAG TTTGGGCACATTGCTGTTGGAACATCCACCAATGGGGCCACCTTCAAGATCCCAGGCAG GGTGGGTGATGGTCCTATAGCAGGATCTTCAGCATATGCGGATAGTGATATCGGTGCATGTGGAGCAACTGGGGATGGCGACATCATGATGCGTTTCCTGCCATG CTACCAAGTTGTTGAGAGTATGCGATTGGGGATGACGCCGAAGGATGCTGCTAAAGATGCCATAGCAAGGATTGCAAGGAAATTCCCTGACTTTGTTGGAGCTATATTTGCTGTTGACAAAAATGGTACTCACGCCGGTGCTTGCCATGGATGGAAATTCCAATACTCAGTTCGAAGCCCAGAAATGCATAGCGCTGAGGTTTTCACTGTACTTCCTTGA
- the LOC101205920 gene encoding probable isoaspartyl peptidase/L-asparaginase 3 isoform X3 encodes MEVGAVAAMRYIKDGIKAARLVMRHTEHTLLVGEKASAFSISMGLPGPTDLSSPESIEKWNKWKENNCQPNFRKNVVPVNSCGPYHSNGLLLVAETTCLGDGPRRAVELRSNHFGRHSHDTISMAVIDKFGHIAVGTSTNGATFKIPGRVGDGPIAGSSAYADSDIGACGATGDGDIMMRFLPCYQVVESMRLGMTPKDAAKDAIARIARKFPDFVGAIFAVDKNGTHAGACHGWKFQYSVRSPEMHSAEVFTVLP; translated from the exons ATGGAAGTTGGAGCTGTAGCTGCCATGAGGTATATTAAGGATGGTATAAAAGCTGCAAGGTTAGTGATGAGACATACTGAACACACTTTACTCGTTGGAGAGAAGGCCTCTGCTTTCTCCATTTCAATGGGTCTTCCTGGACCCACAGATCTCAGCTCGCCGGAGTCAATAGAAAAGTGGaataaatggaaagaaaacaattgcCAACCTAATTTTCGGAAAAATGTTGTGCCTGTCAATAGCTGTGGCCCTTACCACTCTAATGGCCTTCTGCTAGTTGCTGAAACGACATGTCTAGGAGATGGTCCAAGAAGAGCCGTTGAATTAAGGTCAAATCATTTTGGTCGTCACAGTCACGATACCATATCGATGGCAGTAATCGATAAG TTTGGGCACATTGCTGTTGGAACATCCACCAATGGGGCCACCTTCAAGATCCCAGGCAG GGTGGGTGATGGTCCTATAGCAGGATCTTCAGCATATGCGGATAGTGATATCGGTGCATGTGGAGCAACTGGGGATGGCGACATCATGATGCGTTTCCTGCCATG CTACCAAGTTGTTGAGAGTATGCGATTGGGGATGACGCCGAAGGATGCTGCTAAAGATGCCATAGCAAGGATTGCAAGGAAATTCCCTGACTTTGTTGGAGCTATATTTGCTGTTGACAAAAATGGTACTCACGCCGGTGCTTGCCATGGATGGAAATTCCAATACTCAGTTCGAAGCCCAGAAATGCATAGCGCTGAGGTTTTCACTGTACTTCCTTGA
- the LOC101206161 gene encoding derlin-1.1 isoform X1: MSTPLEYYRSLPPVSKLYGVSCLMTTAALYLDLYDPESIDLNYSLVIKKFQVWRLITNFFFLGPFSFPFAFRLIIIAKYGVSLERGPFDKRTADYVWMLFFGALSLLAMAIVPYCWTPFMGRSLVFMIVYIWGREFPNARINIYGVVSLKGFYLPWAMLALDLIFGHHLKPDILGMVVGHLYYFLTVLHPLAGGKFILKTPYWIHKLVSYWGEGIQFNSPVQRDPSAGTAFRGRSYRLNGTRTSTQEETQTRRRSSPSPPPAPPQQGNNQDEGVAFRGRSYRLST, translated from the exons ATGTCTACCCCTTTAGA GTATTATCGTTCACTCCCACCTGTGAGTAAACTGTATGGAGTGAGCTGTTTGATGACCACTGCTGCTTTATATCTTGATCTTTATGATCCTGAAAGCATAGATCTGAACTACAGTCttgtaattaaaaagttcCAG GTTTGGAGGCTCATTACCAACTTCTTCTTCCTCGGCCCGTTTTCGTTTCCATTTGCTTTTCGTCTCATAATCAT AGCAAAATATGGTGTATCATTGGAGAGAGGGCCCTTTGATAAAAGAACTGCAGATTATGTGTGGATGTTGTTTTTTGGAGCTCTTTCACTTTTG GCGATGGCTATTGTTCCATATTGTTGGACTCCATTCATGGGAAGGTCCTTGGTTTTCATGATTGTCTACATCTGGGGCCGTGAGTTCCCGAATGCACGTATCAATATCTATGGTGTTGTTTCGTTGAAG GGATTCTATCTTCCTTGGGCAATGCTGGCCCTAGATCTAATCTTTGGCCACCACTTGAAGCCAGACATTTTGGGAATGGTCGTAGGGCATCTTTATTACTTTTTGACTGTTCTACATCCTCTTGCTGGTGGGAAATTCATCCTCAAGACCCCTTACTGGAT TCACAAGCTAGTTTCATACTGGGGTGAAGGGATTCAATTTAACTCTCCTGTACAACGTGACCCTTCTGCTGGTACTGCTTTTCGTGGAAGAAGCTACCGCCTCAATGGTACTCGAACGAGCACTCAGGAGGAAACACAAACGCGAAGACGCTCTTCTCCCTCTCCACCACCAGCACCACCACAGCAAGGCAATAATCAGGATGAAGGAGTTGCTTTCCGTGGCAGAAGTTATCGTCTCAGTACCTAA
- the LOC101206161 gene encoding derlin-1.1 isoform X2: MTTAALYLDLYDPESIDLNYSLVIKKFQVWRLITNFFFLGPFSFPFAFRLIIIAKYGVSLERGPFDKRTADYVWMLFFGALSLLAMAIVPYCWTPFMGRSLVFMIVYIWGREFPNARINIYGVVSLKGFYLPWAMLALDLIFGHHLKPDILGMVVGHLYYFLTVLHPLAGGKFILKTPYWIHKLVSYWGEGIQFNSPVQRDPSAGTAFRGRSYRLNGTRTSTQEETQTRRRSSPSPPPAPPQQGNNQDEGVAFRGRSYRLST; encoded by the exons ATGACCACTGCTGCTTTATATCTTGATCTTTATGATCCTGAAAGCATAGATCTGAACTACAGTCttgtaattaaaaagttcCAG GTTTGGAGGCTCATTACCAACTTCTTCTTCCTCGGCCCGTTTTCGTTTCCATTTGCTTTTCGTCTCATAATCAT AGCAAAATATGGTGTATCATTGGAGAGAGGGCCCTTTGATAAAAGAACTGCAGATTATGTGTGGATGTTGTTTTTTGGAGCTCTTTCACTTTTG GCGATGGCTATTGTTCCATATTGTTGGACTCCATTCATGGGAAGGTCCTTGGTTTTCATGATTGTCTACATCTGGGGCCGTGAGTTCCCGAATGCACGTATCAATATCTATGGTGTTGTTTCGTTGAAG GGATTCTATCTTCCTTGGGCAATGCTGGCCCTAGATCTAATCTTTGGCCACCACTTGAAGCCAGACATTTTGGGAATGGTCGTAGGGCATCTTTATTACTTTTTGACTGTTCTACATCCTCTTGCTGGTGGGAAATTCATCCTCAAGACCCCTTACTGGAT TCACAAGCTAGTTTCATACTGGGGTGAAGGGATTCAATTTAACTCTCCTGTACAACGTGACCCTTCTGCTGGTACTGCTTTTCGTGGAAGAAGCTACCGCCTCAATGGTACTCGAACGAGCACTCAGGAGGAAACACAAACGCGAAGACGCTCTTCTCCCTCTCCACCACCAGCACCACCACAGCAAGGCAATAATCAGGATGAAGGAGTTGCTTTCCGTGGCAGAAGTTATCGTCTCAGTACCTAA
- the LOC101206706 gene encoding putative kinase-like protein TMKL1 gives MAQLMNLAIGVILVAVLVVLLLIFLNRRGKGKDNDEYNDIERKQEREKGEEEREELVRFQGGQDLTIVDILEAPGEVIGKANHGTLYKAYLQGSNAVRLLRFLRPVCTAGLEDFVSEIEFLGSIRHPNLVPLLGFYSGPRAEKLLIHPFYRRGNLAQFIRDGNGDSHRWGVINKISVGIAKGLDHLHTGLQKPTIHGNLQSKNVLLDRNYEPYVSDFGLHLLLNSSSAQEVVEASAANGYKAPELIKMKDATEETDIYSYGVILLELLSGKEPFNEKPTVPDEDFYLPSFMRNAVLGHRIADLFHPEILLYSSIDGNHVTEEKILKFFQLAMACCSPSPALRPSMKQVLRKLNEIRT, from the exons ATGGCCCAGTTGATGAATCTAGCCATTGGAGTGATTTTAGTTGCAGTTTTAGTGGTTCTTCTTCTCATCTTCTTGAACAGAAGAGGAAAAGGGAAGGATAATGATGAATACAATGATATAGAGAGGAAACAAGAAAGGGAGAaaggggaagaagaaagagaagaattgGTGAGATTTCAAGGTGGACAAGATCTTACTATTGTGGATATCTTGGAAGCTCCCGGTGAAGTTATTGGGAAAGCCAATCATGGAACTTTGTATAAGGCTTATTTGCAAGGAAGCAATGCAGTTAGGTTACTGAGGTTTCTGAGGCCAGTTTGTACTGCTGGGCTTGAAGATTTTGTCAGTGAAATTGAGTTTTTGGGTTCCATAAGACACCCAAATTTGGTGCCTCTTTTGGGATTCTATTCAGGTCCAAGAGCTGAGAAGCTTCTCATTCATCCATTTTATAGAAGAGGAAATCTAGCTCAGTTCATTAGAG ATGGGAACGGTGACTCGCACCGATGGGGAGTTATAAACAAGATCTCGGTTGGTATTGCGAAAGGGTTGGATCATCTTCATACTGGCTTGCAAAAGCCAACAATCCATGGGAATCTTCAATCAAAAAATGTTCTTTTGGACAGAAATTATGAACCGTATGTTTCTGATTTCGGTCTACATTTACTGTTGAATTCCTCATCTGCCCAAGAGGTAGTTGAAGCTTCAGCAGCCAATGGCTACAAAGCTCCTGAGCTGATCAAGATGAAGGATGCAACTGAGGAGACTGATATCTATAGCTATGGGGTGATATTACTCGAGTTACTTTCGGGGAAGGAACCTTTCAATGAAAAACCAACTGTTCCTGATGAGGATTTTTACCTGCCTAGCTTCATGAGAAATGCAGTTCTTGGACATAGAATTGCAGATTTGTTCCATCCAGAAATACTTCTATATAGCAGCATTGATGGAAATCATGTTACTGAAGAaaagattctcaaattctttcaGCTCGCTATGGCTTGTTGCTCTCCTTCTCCTGCTCTTAGACCAAGTATGAAGCAAGTACTACGGAAGCTCAATGAAATCAGAACGTAA